From Planctomycetota bacterium, one genomic window encodes:
- a CDS encoding ATP-binding protein produces the protein MARDELAAEGCNALVCDGADDLVVRVRGGAFDLVLADVDALGLGPGEFTARVKREAPQAVVVVISQDGTAAAVVEALRAGACDYLRKPLRAADLRERLRQALARRRLGLSVRQRTLRLAYVNELSGSFSASLDLHEVLRAAAGALRTLADFDLAAAVLREPAGDASRVYPLTPGADALWPSPVRVPLAESALCESFHGNQPRLVADLRRETLPRDLATLGRDGFCSLLLLPLVSKQAAVGAVALASRNPGAFDASDLDLLQHVSDHLASAVVNARLYSELKTLSARLEDTVRERTREANEVRQRLESLLETAGDAIITVDLEYRIRSWNHGAEQILGHARVDTLGKNICSLASGEAARSQLARVLALAVEGETSTSVETTWVRRDRKEATLSLTASPIVGGGEQLVGVLVIARDITEQQRLQEELFHSEKLASIGQLAAGVAHQINNPLGAISGRAQMLLRLSGPPDADFLREQLGKIRADCARITETVNDLLGFARKTDTVKQRAHLGILVDETLEMVRHGLSAQKVRIERCYADHLPPILASANHLRQLFANLITNALDAMPDGGTLTITTRLLPAAGERPEPAVEVAFADTGTGIAPEDMARIFEPFFTTKPAGQGTGLGLAVAKRIVDFHNGRIDVESKLGLGTTFTVQFPVG, from the coding sequence ATGGCCCGGGACGAGTTAGCCGCCGAGGGGTGCAACGCCCTGGTGTGCGACGGGGCCGACGACCTGGTGGTCCGCGTGCGCGGCGGCGCCTTCGATCTGGTGCTGGCCGACGTGGATGCGCTCGGCCTGGGGCCCGGCGAGTTCACGGCCCGCGTCAAGCGCGAGGCCCCCCAGGCGGTGGTGGTGGTGATATCGCAAGATGGCACGGCGGCGGCGGTCGTGGAGGCCCTGCGCGCCGGCGCCTGCGACTACCTGCGGAAGCCCCTGCGCGCCGCGGACCTGCGCGAGCGTCTGCGCCAGGCGCTGGCGCGCCGCCGACTCGGCCTCTCCGTGCGCCAGCGCACGCTGCGTCTCGCCTACGTCAACGAGCTTTCAGGCTCGTTCAGCGCGAGCCTCGACCTTCACGAGGTGCTGCGGGCGGCGGCCGGCGCGCTGCGGACGCTGGCCGACTTCGACCTCGCGGCGGCCGTGCTGCGCGAGCCGGCCGGCGATGCCTCGCGGGTGTACCCCCTGACCCCTGGCGCGGACGCCCTGTGGCCCTCGCCCGTCCGGGTGCCCCTGGCAGAGTCGGCGCTCTGCGAGAGCTTCCACGGCAACCAGCCGCGTCTCGTGGCCGACCTGCGCCGCGAGACCCTGCCTCGCGACCTCGCGACACTGGGCCGGGACGGCTTCTGCTCGCTCCTCCTCCTGCCCCTCGTCTCGAAGCAGGCCGCCGTCGGGGCCGTCGCGCTCGCGAGCCGCAACCCGGGCGCCTTCGACGCGAGCGACCTGGACCTCCTCCAGCACGTGAGCGACCACCTGGCCAGCGCCGTCGTCAACGCCCGACTCTACAGCGAGCTCAAGACCCTGTCCGCGCGGCTCGAAGACACGGTGCGCGAGCGCACGCGCGAGGCCAACGAGGTCCGCCAGCGTCTCGAGAGCCTGCTGGAGACGGCCGGCGACGCCATCATCACGGTGGACCTCGAGTACCGGATCCGCTCGTGGAACCACGGCGCCGAGCAGATCCTCGGCCACGCCCGCGTGGACACGCTCGGCAAGAACATCTGCTCGCTCGCCAGCGGCGAGGCGGCCCGCAGCCAGCTCGCCCGCGTGCTGGCCCTCGCCGTCGAGGGCGAGACGTCCACCAGCGTGGAAACCACCTGGGTGCGCCGGGATCGCAAGGAGGCCACTCTCTCGCTCACCGCATCGCCCATCGTGGGGGGCGGCGAGCAGTTGGTCGGCGTGCTCGTCATCGCGCGCGACATCACCGAGCAGCAGCGCCTTCAGGAGGAGCTGTTCCACTCCGAGAAGCTCGCCTCGATTGGCCAGCTCGCCGCGGGCGTGGCGCACCAGATCAACAACCCGCTGGGCGCCATCTCGGGCCGGGCGCAGATGCTGCTGCGCCTGAGCGGGCCGCCGGACGCCGACTTCCTGCGCGAGCAACTGGGCAAGATCCGCGCCGATTGCGCCCGCATCACCGAAACCGTCAACGACCTGCTCGGCTTCGCCCGCAAGACCGACACGGTGAAGCAGCGCGCCCACCTGGGCATTCTGGTGGACGAGACCCTCGAGATGGTGCGGCATGGGCTCTCGGCGCAGAAAGTGCGCATCGAGCGCTGCTACGCTGACCATCTGCCTCCGATCCTGGCCTCGGCCAACCATCTGCGCCAGCTCTTCGCCAACCTCATCACGAACGCCCTCGACGCCATGCCCGACGGCGGCACGCTCACCATCACCACCCGCCTGCTCCCGGCCGCCGGCGAGCGCCCCGAGCCGGCCGTCGAGGTCGCCTTCGCCGATACGGGGACAGGCATCGCGCCCGAGGACATGGCGCGCATCTTCGAACCCTTCTTCACCACCAAGCCCGCGGGCCAGGGCACAGGCCTCGGCCTGGCCGTGGCGAAACGGATCGTGGACTTCCACAACGGCCGCATTGACGTGGAGAGCAAGCTAGGACTCGGCACCACTTTCACCGTCCAGTTCCCCGTGGGCTGA